In the Streptomyces formicae genome, one interval contains:
- a CDS encoding FAD-dependent monooxygenase translates to MTETSERVVIAGGGPTGLLLAGELALAGVQAVVLDKREGIEEFSAGMAIHSRSLDLLRLRGLADRIAPEEIFAWPRTPFGFLWLDLTEVDEREYTHAYPQWRAERLLEQWVTELGVEVRRGSEVTGFTQDASGVSVEVLGADGTYRIEGRYLVGCDGPDSTVRRIAGIPFPGGGKSYYGVLADVELTGGDHDLFESGLHETGVFGALPLRPGMTRLMTIEFDTEPDPDAGAVTTEELLASVRRVRGREVEIATTHFSYRYGGRTRLAERYRDGNVFLAGEAAHQLFISGTQGLNTGLHDAFNLGWKLAATLRGWAPPALLDTYEAERRPVGERVARHSRAQMSLMHPLAEMTPLRDMLTELTRHGSVNQHLMEATAAFGYPPEGTVPAGDPVEGEPHPLTGQPVRDVALSTAAGDSSVGALLRGGRGVLVDLTDGAATGAWPEGWADRVDTVTARPAPEIGAAAVLIRPDGHIAWADGGSDGKGLEHALRTWFGEPAAPATGKE, encoded by the coding sequence ATGACGGAAACGAGCGAGAGGGTCGTCATCGCCGGCGGCGGCCCCACCGGCCTGCTGCTGGCAGGCGAACTGGCGCTGGCCGGAGTCCAGGCCGTCGTCCTGGACAAGAGGGAGGGGATCGAGGAGTTCTCGGCGGGCATGGCGATCCACAGCCGCTCCCTCGACCTGCTGAGACTGCGCGGCCTCGCCGACCGCATCGCGCCCGAGGAGATCTTCGCCTGGCCGCGCACGCCCTTCGGGTTCCTCTGGCTCGACCTCACCGAGGTCGACGAGCGCGAGTACACCCACGCCTACCCGCAGTGGCGCGCCGAGCGCCTCCTGGAGCAGTGGGTCACCGAGCTCGGCGTCGAGGTCCGCAGGGGCAGCGAGGTCACCGGCTTCACCCAGGACGCGTCAGGAGTGAGCGTCGAGGTCCTCGGGGCGGACGGGACGTACCGGATCGAAGGACGCTACCTGGTGGGCTGCGACGGCCCCGACAGCACGGTGCGCCGCATCGCGGGCATCCCCTTCCCCGGCGGCGGCAAGAGCTACTACGGGGTGCTCGCGGACGTCGAACTCACCGGCGGCGACCACGACTTGTTCGAGAGCGGACTGCACGAGACCGGGGTCTTCGGCGCCCTGCCGCTGCGGCCGGGCATGACCCGTCTGATGACCATCGAGTTCGACACCGAACCCGATCCCGACGCGGGCGCCGTCACCACCGAGGAACTCCTCGCCAGCGTGCGCAGGGTCCGGGGACGCGAGGTGGAGATCGCGACCACCCACTTCTCGTACCGCTACGGCGGCCGTACGAGGCTGGCCGAGCGCTACCGGGACGGCAACGTCTTCCTGGCGGGCGAGGCCGCGCACCAGCTGTTCATCTCCGGGACGCAGGGCCTCAACACCGGCCTGCACGACGCCTTCAACCTCGGCTGGAAGCTCGCCGCCACCCTGCGCGGCTGGGCGCCGCCCGCGCTGCTCGACACCTACGAGGCCGAACGGCGCCCGGTCGGCGAGCGCGTCGCCCGCCACTCCCGGGCCCAGATGAGCCTGATGCACCCGCTGGCCGAGATGACGCCGCTGCGGGACATGCTCACCGAGCTGACCCGCCACGGGTCGGTCAACCAGCACCTGATGGAGGCCACCGCAGCCTTCGGCTACCCGCCCGAGGGCACGGTCCCCGCCGGTGACCCGGTCGAGGGCGAACCGCACCCCCTGACGGGGCAGCCCGTCCGCGACGTCGCCCTGAGCACGGCGGCGGGCGACAGCAGCGTCGGTGCGCTGCTGCGCGGCGGCCGAGGCGTGCTCGTCGACCTCACCGACGGCGCGGCCACGGGTGCGTGGCCCGAGGGCTGGGCGGACCGGGTGGACACGGTGACGGCGCGCCCGGCGCCGGAGATCGGAGCCGCGGCGGTGCTCATCCGCCCCGACGGGCACATCGCGTGGGCCGACGGCGGCTCCGACGGCAAGGGACTCGAACACGCGCTGCGGACCTGGTTCGGCGAACCCGCCGCGCCCGCGACAGGAAAGGAATGA
- a CDS encoding ferredoxin, which produces MKGRVEEDLCMGHGMCAALAPGVYEVSDLGTNDMGEFVVTAGSEDAARRGARACPERAILLDEDAHVG; this is translated from the coding sequence ATGAAGGGCCGGGTGGAAGAGGACCTGTGCATGGGCCACGGCATGTGTGCCGCGCTGGCCCCAGGGGTCTACGAGGTGAGCGACCTCGGCACCAACGACATGGGGGAGTTCGTGGTCACGGCGGGCTCGGAGGACGCCGCCCGGCGCGGCGCGCGGGCCTGCCCCGAGCGGGCGATCCTGCTCGACGAGGACGCGCACGTCGGGTGA
- a CDS encoding cytochrome P450: MTDTAQEQTAPGCPVSLADRTRAWSLYQPWLQQDPVSHWEEMREAGPIFRSEEAGGFWILTRYEDIEWAARTPEIFSSAELAIPHRQIFPEKQIPIQLDGDEHRKWRQTLSSLFNPGVVNHFTPQIRQAAADAIAKIEGRDSCEFVSEFAVELPAETFLINFGIGREYLKSLLDHKNWLRREGIPNARTDAELREANRPLWQFFSDAIDRRRAEDTEGRRDVISQMLRTTYDGRPPTQDEMVNALFVSMLASLDSTTAALSMVFDYLSKHPETQRLIVAEPEKIPAVVQELLRHEPVSSTGRLVTQDVERHGVTMRKGDRVLLSWGMSGLDPDVFENPHEVNFERETTRQLAFGVGPHRCLGMHVARRIIQIALEEWHTRLPAYRQAPDSRPIRHYSPTRGLLNLDLVFEDGQEDGQ, from the coding sequence ATGACGGACACAGCCCAGGAGCAGACCGCGCCCGGGTGCCCGGTCTCGCTGGCGGACCGGACCCGGGCCTGGAGCCTCTACCAGCCCTGGCTCCAGCAGGACCCGGTCTCCCACTGGGAGGAGATGCGCGAGGCGGGGCCGATCTTCCGCTCCGAGGAGGCGGGCGGCTTCTGGATCCTGACCCGCTACGAGGACATCGAGTGGGCGGCGCGCACCCCGGAGATCTTCTCCAGCGCCGAACTCGCCATCCCGCACCGGCAGATCTTCCCCGAGAAGCAGATCCCCATCCAGCTCGACGGCGACGAGCACCGCAAGTGGCGCCAGACGCTTTCGAGCCTGTTCAACCCCGGTGTGGTCAACCACTTCACCCCGCAGATACGGCAGGCGGCCGCGGACGCCATCGCCAAGATCGAGGGGCGCGACTCCTGCGAGTTCGTCTCCGAGTTCGCCGTGGAGCTGCCCGCCGAGACCTTCCTCATCAACTTCGGGATCGGCCGCGAGTACCTCAAGTCGCTCCTCGACCACAAGAACTGGCTGCGCCGCGAGGGCATCCCCAACGCCCGCACCGACGCCGAGCTACGCGAGGCCAACCGGCCGCTGTGGCAGTTCTTCAGCGACGCCATCGACCGGCGCAGGGCGGAGGACACCGAGGGCCGCCGCGACGTCATCAGCCAGATGCTGCGCACCACCTACGACGGCAGGCCGCCGACGCAGGACGAGATGGTCAACGCCCTGTTCGTCTCCATGCTGGCCAGCCTGGACAGCACGACGGCCGCGCTCAGCATGGTCTTCGACTACCTGAGCAAGCACCCCGAGACCCAGCGGCTGATCGTCGCCGAGCCGGAGAAGATCCCGGCCGTCGTCCAGGAACTCCTGCGCCACGAGCCGGTGTCCTCCACGGGCCGCCTGGTCACCCAGGACGTGGAGCGGCACGGCGTCACGATGCGCAAGGGCGACCGGGTGCTCCTGTCCTGGGGCATGTCGGGCCTGGACCCGGACGTCTTCGAGAACCCGCACGAGGTGAACTTCGAGCGCGAGACGACCCGCCAGCTGGCGTTCGGCGTGGGCCCGCACCGCTGCCTCGGCATGCACGTGGCACGCCGCATCATCCAGATCGCCCTGGAGGAGTGGCACACCCGCCTGCCCGCCTACCGGCAGGCGCCGGACAGCCGCCCGATCCGGCACTACTCGCCGACCCGCGGTCTGCTCAACCTCGACCTCGTCTTCGAGGACGGACAGGAGGACGGACAGTGA